The sequence TTCTAACTTGGCCGCACCTTGAGTCATGGCGACCGCTGCTCGCATATCTTGGGTACTAAAGTTATCAAGCATAATAATGTCGGCCCCCGCTTGAAGCGCTTGCTCCAGTTCAGCCAAAGACTCGACTTCCACTTCCACAGACTTCTCTGGCTGTAAGCGGCGCGCCTCGGCTATGGCTTTGTCGATACCGCCACAAGCAAAGATATGATTTTCTTTGATAAGAAAAGCGTCATAGAGGCCTAAACGATGATTATGACCGCCACCGCAGGTGACCGCGTATTTCAGCGCCAGCCGCAAACCGGGCAGGGTTTTACGGGTATCCAGCAAACGGCATTGAGTACCGGATAATTGCTCAACATAGCTGCGCGTGACGGTGGCCACACCCGACAAGGTTTGAATAAAATTTAGCGCAGTACGCTCGCCGGTCATAATGGCGCGGGCTGGGCCAGTTAAGGTCAGTAGGCGTTGATTGGCAGTAACCACATCACCGTCACTCACTAACCATTGCAGCGCAACTGCACCGCCGAGCTGGCGAAACGTTTCTTCCGTAAAGGCTTGGCCACAAAACACCCCGTCTTCGCGGGTGATCACATGCGCCACTACCATCTCAGACTCGGGCAACAACTGTGCGGTAATATCGCGAGTAGCATCTAAGGTACCGCCCAAGTCCTCGGTGAGGGCTGCGGTAACATTAAAACGGACCTCTTGTTCCAACATAGTTTTTTCCAGCATTACTTTTTCCCGTATCAGCAGTAGCCTGTTATTCAACTGTTTATGGTTAGCTTCACTTTCAAAAGCTTAGAGACTTATTCGCCACGGAACCCACGGAACAACTCGGAACAATAAAGATCAGATCTGAAAGAGATATTTATTGTAAGGTCTATCCCTTAAAGCTTTAGCCCTTGTCGACCTTTATCTCATGTTAATTTTTCCGTGTGTTCCGCGTTCTTCCGTTGCAAAAATAGCTTTTGACCTATTCTTTAGCTGTTACTTCAACGCCTTATGGTCAGTTGCCCGTTGCGTTGAATAAGTTCAAATTGGCGCAAGGCGTTCATGCCTAGCAGTATTTCATTACTGTCACTGGGCATAATCACGGCACTCAGATCGTACAAGGTGAAAGGCCCTAAAGACAGGCTTTTTATACGGGTGGCATAACCGGTAACGGTCCCGGCCGCGGTATTTAGCCCCAACTTATGCCCTTGTTTCAGTTGCAATTTTGCAGCTAATGCTTGAGGAATAGCGACTTGGGTAGCACCGGTGTCCAGCAAAAATACCACCTCGAAGCCGTTGATCAGCCCGCTCGCTAAATAATGACCTCGATTATTTTGCTCCAGCACTATGGTTTGCGCATCTAACTGGCGTATAGCTTGATTAGGATTATTATCTCGGGCGAGCTTTTGCTGAAAAAACCACGTCAATAGCGCCAGTGCTAGCCCCCAAGCAATCAGCCACATAATGCGACCTAATCTGCGTTGTGTATCCACTTCATGGCCCATCTGGCTTTGCTCCTCTTTACTTACCGCGTCTGTTTGCTTGCCAGCGACATGCTTTGTTCTCGACCACAGGTGCAGATCTAGTTTGCTTGCCGACGATGGGCTTAGCCTCTTACTATAGAGCTAATTTAACGACCACTAGAGGCCCACATGGCTGACTCTTTGATGTTAACAGACGATGGCTGGTTGCAACCCGCTCGTCACTGCCCCTCCCCGCACTTTGATGATAGGCCAGAGCAAGAGGTTTCTTTACTGGTGGTACACAGCATTAGCTTACCGCCAGGCCAGTTTGGTGGCCCTTATATCGACCAGCTGTTTTTAGGGCAGTTAAACCCTGA comes from Oceanisphaera profunda and encodes:
- the nadC gene encoding carboxylating nicotinate-nucleotide diphosphorylase; protein product: MLEQEVRFNVTAALTEDLGGTLDATRDITAQLLPESEMVVAHVITREDGVFCGQAFTEETFRQLGGAVALQWLVSDGDVVTANQRLLTLTGPARAIMTGERTALNFIQTLSGVATVTRSYVEQLSGTQCRLLDTRKTLPGLRLALKYAVTCGGGHNHRLGLYDAFLIKENHIFACGGIDKAIAEARRLQPEKSVEVEVESLAELEQALQAGADIIMLDNFSTQDMRAAVAMTQGAAKLEVSGNVTLDTIASFAATGVDFISVGALTKHVQALDLSLRVEG
- a CDS encoding retropepsin-like aspartic protease family protein, giving the protein MGHEVDTQRRLGRIMWLIAWGLALALLTWFFQQKLARDNNPNQAIRQLDAQTIVLEQNNRGHYLASGLINGFEVVFLLDTGATQVAIPQALAAKLQLKQGHKLGLNTAAGTVTGYATRIKSLSLGPFTLYDLSAVIMPSDSNEILLGMNALRQFELIQRNGQLTIRR